The DNA sequence GGCGACGATCTTCGGGCTCGCCAAGCTCACGCTGCCATCCTGGCCGACCAGTAGCGTAAGCATCGATCGGTGGCGTCAAAGCGGAGAACCCGCTTTCGCGGGTGTGAGAAGTTTGCGCGCGACTCAGCGCCGCGCCCGCAGGCATTGCGGGCATAGACCGTAGAGTTCCATTTTGTGCCGGCTGACGTGGACTCCCAACTCTTGCATGATCAGAATCTTGAGCTGTTCCAGCCGGGTATTTTCGAATTCGATGATCCGCCCGCAATGCTCGCAGATGAAATGGTCGTGATGGCCCTGATCGACGATCTCGTAGCGCCCCTGGCCGTCGTTGAAATGGCGCTCGGTGACCAGTTCGCATTCCTTAAGCAATTTGAGGGTACGATAAATAGTGGCATATCCGACGTGGGGATTTACCCGCTTGACTTCGGCGTAGAGTTCCTCCGCGCTGACGTGGCCGCCCAGGTTGAAAAATACCCGGGCGATGTCGTCGCGCTGGGCGGTGGATTTGAGCCCGCGCTCGCGCAGCCGCTCATGAAAGGCCGCCATCCGCTCCTCGGAGCTGACGTGGGCGCGATTGCGCACGGTGGTCGGCGCGGCCTGCTCACCCCCTGGCATCTGCAACTCCACTCGCTACTTTCCCTTAATTGGGCTCGTTGACCAGCAATCGGCGCGCCGCCGGCGACAGATACAGCGATTCCAGATCGCGCTGGCGCAGGGCGCTGGCCAGCACCTCGAGCTGCTCGCTGGGATTGAGCGCGCGGTCCATGATGATCAGGTCCTGCTCCCGCATCATGCACCAGCCGCTGCGCGCGCGATAACCGACCTCGCGCAGGAGCTTCTCCCGGCGGACCTGGATTCCGACCCGCTTGGCCAGGTCTTCCAATTCGGCAACCAATTGGGTCGCCCGACTCGCCTGTGCGCTCAATGGCTGCTCCTCGACAAAACAGGTCGTCAGATAGCCCTAAATGATAGCCCAGCGCGAGCCAACTTTGAACCCTCCGCGCACCGGCCGACTTCCAGCTTGCTAGCGAGGCCGGCGCACCGCAAGCTTGGGGGATGAATTCACGCCGGCCGATCTTTCATCGCGGGGTGCTCGACCTGGGCCTGGAGACCGCCTCGCTACCCAACGGTTTGACCGTGGAGTTGCCCGTCATCCGTCACCCAGGGGCTGCCGCGATTGTGGCATTGGATGAGCGCCAACGGGTGGCGATGATAAATCAGTATCGCCACGCCATAGGAGGCGCGATTTGGGAGATTCCCGCCGGCGCGCGTGCCGAGGGCGAAAACCCACGTCAATGCGCGGCACGCGAGCTGCGCGAGGAGGCTGGAGTAGTGGCGCGAAGCTGGCGGCGGTTGGCAACTATCGTGACCGTTCCCAGCTTCTGCGACGAGCGCATTACGCTTTTCCTGGCCCGCCAGTTGTCCGCCACAGCTAGCCAGCATGAGGCTGACGAAGTCATCCGCCTGCGGTGGATTCCGCTGGCGCGCGCCCTGGCCATGATCGAGCACGGGCAGATCGTCGACGCCAAGACTATCGCCGCCTTGTATCGGACGCAGACCTACCTGGCTCAGGGTTGAGCCCGCAACTGGCCTCTTACAACAGGGTCACCTCGTGGGGGAATACGAAGGTGGTGGAACCGTCGTCGAATTGCACCAGGTACATCGTGCGATCCAGATTATGCACCTCGCGTACGATACGGGGCCGTTCCTCGAAACGCGAGCGGCCCTGCCGGTCGCGCACAGGTTTAACTAATTGACAATATCGCCCCACCACTCCCCCGCCCTGCCTGTCTTCTGCCGGATTCACGATTTGCTTTGTCCTCCACGCTTAAGCTGGAACTAAACTCCGCCGCCCCGTGAGCGCAAACCTCGCCTCGGAAAGCCTGCCAGAAACCGAAGTGGTGCAGGCCACTGGTGGAAGGTCATGAAAAGTTGGCAATCGCTCGCCTGCTTTCCGAGAACTGCCTCTCCAATCGATTCTGAATATAGCATACTCTGGTGGGCTAATACGCCGCTATCGCCTGATTGAACACAGTGGCCCAGAGCTGGGCTTGCTTTATTGCCGCGCGGAGGCGACCAGGGGCTCGCGGCTGAACCTGTGAGGCATATATGAGCAGGAATCTTTCGCCCACGGTGATTGGACGCCAGGCGGTTATCGCCACCGAGCATTATCTCTCCGCCGCCGCCGGCGCGCGCCTGTTTGCCCGCGGTGGCAACGCGGTCGATGCTGCTGTGGCCGCCACCTTCGTCGAGGGCGTGGTCAATCCGCACATGCACACGCTGGGCGGCGAAGCGCCGATGCTGATTCGACCCGGCGCCGGACGCCCGGTGGTATCGATCAACGGCAATACTGCCGCGCCTGCCGCCGCCACGCTGGATCGCTTTCGTGAGTTGGGGGTGACGGAAATTCCGGGCGAGGGGCTGCTGGCCGCGGGTGTGCCCGCGGCTTTGGATGCTTTGCTCACGGTGCTGGAGCAGTTCGGCACGATGACGCTGGAGGCTGTGCTGGAGCCCGCCTTGGAGCTATGCGAGGGGGGCTTTCCCCTGCACATTGGGGTGACCGGCTCGCCTGAAGTTGCGACTACGGTGGCCGGCTCCGCGGCAACCCTGGTCGCCAACGCCGAACGCTTCCTGAAACTGTGGCCGAGCACGGGTCAACTCTACATGCCCGCGGGCCAACTCCCACTGCCCGATACCATGATCAAGAATCCGGCGCTGGCCAATTGCTTCCGCCGTCTGCTCGATGCCGCGGCCGGCGCGCCTGCCAGCGATCGCGCGGCGGGGCTGCAGGCGGCGCGCGCGCGCTTTTATCGCGGGGATATCGCCCGCCAGATCGCCGATTGGGCGCAAGCCGGCGGCGGTTTGCTGCGGGCCGAAGATCTGGCTACCTTTCGCACCCACATCGAAGCGCCAGTCAGCATCGACTATCACGGCATCCGGGTGTGCAAGTGCGGACCGTGGTCACAGGGGCCGGTCTTTCTGCAGCAGTTGCGCCTGCTGGAGGGCTTCGACCTGCCCGCGCTAGGCCACAACTCCGCCGATTACATTCATACCGTGGTAGAAGCGGCCAAGCTGGCGTTTGCCGATCGCAACGCCTACTACGGCGACCCGAGCGCGGTCGAGGTGCCGATGGAGGGGCTGCTTTCCCCGCGCTACGCCGAACTGCGCCGAGCCCTTGTCGATCCTCACCACGCGCTGCGCGAGCCGGCCCACCCGGGCGATCCACGCGCGATGCGGGCGTGGGCCGAGCAGCCGGGCGAGGGACGGGGATGGGGCCGTGGCACCGTCCACGTTGCCGCCGCCGACCGGGCCGGCAATCTGATCGCAATTACCCCCAGCGGCGCTTGGATTCCCAGCTCGCCGGTAATCCCCGAGCTGGGCTTTCCCCTGGGTACGCGCCTGCAGACCTTTGTCTTGCAGGAGGGCCATCCCAACGCCCCGGCGCCGGGCAAGCGGCCGCGCACCACGCTGTCGCCGTCGCTGGCCCTGTTCGACGATCGACGCGGAGTAGCCTTCGGTACCATGGGGGGCGATAACCAGGATCAGTGGACGCTGCAATTTTTTCTTAACCTGGTCGATTTCAAAATGGATTTGCAGGCTGCGATCGAAGCGCCGCGCTTTTCTACCTTGCACTTTGCCTCCAGCTTCAGCCCCCACGCCGCGTTGCCTGGTGTGGTTTTAGCCGAAGAGCGCATCGCGCCCGAGGTGGTCGGCGAGCTGCGCCGACGCGGCCACAGCATCGAGCTGGTGCCGGCCTACAGCGAGGGCTACGTTCTAGCGGTCTCGCAGTCCTTGGATGAAGGGCGGCTCAGCGGCGGGGCCGATCCGCGCGGCCATCTCAAAGCGGTCTTCCCCGCCTATGTTATCGGCTGGTAGGTCGCCTAATCGAAGGGAAGAAAGATCTCTTCGATCTTTCGCGGGGCCGCGATCACGCCCTGCTCCGCCATGAAGCGGACGAAGGCTTCCAACGTCGGCCGGCAGTTCTCAAGCCCATAGGGCCACGGATCGCCGCCAAAAAGCGATTGGAACTGCGCGACCTGCTCCGCCATGAACGGCAGCATGTAGGGTAGCGAGCCCAGCCCCTCCATTTTGCGCAGTCCCAACGCCTTGGCTTGGCACAGCAATCGGTAGAAATTGCGTGCCAGCTCCGGATGGCGCTCGTGCAGTTCCCGGCGCATCACCACCATATGCAGAATCGGGAAAATTCTGGTGCGGCGGTAATATTCGCGCTCCAGTTCAAAGGGGTTGGGATACAGATGGCCCAGCTCTGGATTGGTCCACAGCGCCGCTGGCAGGCCGTTGGCCAGCAAGGCGTCGATGGCGCCTTGTTCCAGCAGTTCAACCAGGGTCTTGCCACTTTGGTCGGTTTCGATGTGCGGCGGTCTGACCATCTCAAGCATCGGGCGATTGAAACCGGCAGTGCTGGCCACCCAATGCAGGCGCGAGAGATCAACACCACCCTCGTGCTGCAGCACGGCGCGCATCCAGACCGCGTCGGCGATCGTGAAGGTCGGTGTGCCCACGCGCCGCTCCTCAAGATCCTTGGGCGTGCGGATGCCCGCCTTGCGATTGATCAGGATGAAGTGATGGCGAAAGCCGCGCGACACGAATACCGGCAGCCCCACGAACGGGCAGCCTCCCTTGCATTGGCGATAGACGAATTCGGCGATCGAATACTCGGCCGCGTCGAACTCGCCGTTGTTCATGCGTGGAAACCCCGCGCCTGAATTCTCCAGCGGGATGAAGTCCAGCTCAAAGCCCTCGGGCTTGGCTGCGCCGGTATGCAAAGGCAGCGTGCGATCGTAAAGCGCCGCCGCGAACTTAAGCGCCGTCGTGCTCATCAGTCCTGTTGTCCTCCCTAACTCTATAGAGCTACGCTGGCGCCCGCGGTGGGAAAAGAGGGGCTGACGGCCGGCCGCTCATTTGGCATTCAGCCGCGCTCTGATCTAGGGTGAGACTGCGTGGACAGGAGGTAGATTACAATGGCCAATTGTCTGGCGGCGGTAATAACGGCATTCAACCAGCCTCTGGAGTTGCGCCGGCTGCCCTTTCCCGAGTTGGAACCCGACTCCGCTCTGATTAAGGTTGATGCCGCCACCTTGTGCGGCACCGATGCCCATCGATGGCTGGGTCACATGGCCGAGCACACGCCGTTCATCCCGGGCCATGAGACCACCGGCACCATCGTCGAGCTGCGCGGCGAACTGTTCGGCGCGTTGCACGAACCGCTGCGAGTTGGCGACCGTGTCATCGCCTCCTATCCATTTTGCGGCTCCTGCTATTACTGCACGGTCGCGCGCCAGCCCACCTTATGCCCCTCCGGCATCAGCTTTGGCCATCAGCCGGCCGACCAGCCGCCCTATCTACTGGGTGGGTGCGCCGAATATCACTATTTTCCGCCGCGCTCCGGCTTTGTCCGCGTGCCCGACGAAGTCAGCGCGCCGCTGGCGGCTTCGGCGGCCTGCGCCCTGCGCACCGTGGTGCACGGCTTCGAGCAGCTTGGCGCGATTGCCAGCCATGAGACCGTTTTAATTCAGGGCGCCGGTCCGCTGGGACTATATTCGGTCGCGATGGCGCGTGACCACGGCGCGCGCCAGGTGCTGGTGATCGGTGCGCCCAAGGCGCGGCTGGAGGTGGCAAAAAGCTGGGGTGCCGACGCCGTTCTTGACTTGGATGAATGTCCCGAAGTCAAGCAGCGCCGCGCCTGGGCGTTGGATCACAGTGCCGGCCGCGGCCCCGATATCGTAATTCAATGCGCCGCCGCTAGTGCGGTGGGCGAAGGGCTGGAGATTCTGCGGCCTGGCGGCCGCTACGTCTCCATCGGTATCGGTGGACCGCCCAGCGTACCGATTTCGACCAATATCTTTCGCAAGCAGGTTCAGATCAAAACGGTCTTCATGGCCGAGCAGCGCCATTTCTACGAAGCCCTACAGTTCTTGGCCACGCGCCGCCAACATTTCCCCTTCGACAAGATCATCTCGGGTACCTATACCTTGGATCGTACCACCGACGCGCTGCGCGCGATGGCCGAGTTCCGCGAGGTCAAGCCGCTGATCTTGCCGCAGCTTGCCGCCTGAAGTTGGAAATCGAAGAAAAGCGCGCGCACAAGGAGCAAAGCAATGAGCTGGCGACCCTCTATAGTGGACGGTGATGGCCATATCTTCGAGGACGGCGAGGCGATTGTGAAGTTTCTTCCCGATCCCTACCGCGATTATAAGCCAGTACTGGGGGTCTTCCCGCCGCTGGATCACATCCACAACGGCAACTTCTCCAACCGGATCAACACTGACGAACGGCGCGCGGGTCCCACGGCGATCGGGCCGGCGCAGTGGGAGAAGTTCCTTGACGATCTGGGGCTGGAGGCTACCGTGCTCTACCCCACCGCGGGGCTAGCTTACGGCAAAGTTATCGATCCGGAATGGGCGATCGCGCTGGCCCGCGCCTACAACGATTGGTTGGCTCATACCTATATTCGGCGCAATCCGCGCTTTCGCGCAATGGCGCTGGTGCCGCTGCAGGAGCCACAAGCCGCGGTCATCGAATTGCAGCGCGCCGTGACCGAATTGGGGATGTGCGGCGCGATGCTGCCCTCCAATGGGCTTAAGACTCACTTGGGCGCCAAGGACTACTGGCCGCTGTACGAGGAGGCCAATCGGCTGGGTTGCGCGATCGCCATTCATGGCGGATGCCACGACAATTTCGGCTTCGACGATCTTAACGTTTTCGCTGCCGCCCACGCCTTGGGTCATCCAGCCGGTATCATGATTTCGTTTGCCGCCATGCTCTTCAACGGCATCTTCGACCGCTTTCCCCGCATGCGGGTGGCCTTTTTGGAAGCCGGCGTGGCGGCCTACCTCACCTTGCTAGAGCGGTGCGACGAGTCCTACCGCTCCTTTCCGCAGAAAAATGGCCCTGCCTTCGACTTGCGCACCGGCGAATCGGTTGCCGACTACATCATTCGCCAATGCCATGAAGGCCGGATAGCTTTCGGCTGCGAGGGCGACGAACTCTCGTTGCCTTTCGCGGTCAAGATTTTCGGTCCAAAGCCGTTTTTGTACTCCTCGGATTTTCCCCACGAGGTGACCCTGGAGAGCTGCCGGCACGAAATCGAGGAATTGCTGGAGAACGAGCAGCTCAGTCGCGAGGTCAAGCAAGCCATCCTGGGCGACAACTCACGCAACTTCTACCGTCTGGGCGCCTGAGCTTACGGCGAGGGCGCGGACCACGCGAGGGATTTACCGGACAGCATGCTGATGGCGGGCGGTAAGACCGAATTATCGCAGGGCATGGGCGTGGAGCAAAGCGTGATGCGCCACGCGAGGCGGGATGATCTTGAGCAGGGTCGAAGTCAGGTATCCGCAAAAACTATTCGCGGTTCTTGAGTTCGCCCTGCCCCATTTCATAGACCATCGCGGTCTTGGTCGCGCCAAGCATGATCCATTCCGGACATTCCAACTGCACGCAGCGATAGAACTCCTCGGACAGCTCCATCGACGAACGATGGACCCGGTTGAGGCGATCGAACTTGCATTGAAAGGCGAACTCGCCCGATAAGGACTTCTCCAGCGCCCGGCTGCGCCAGATCGCGATCGTGGCCTTGCCCTTGTAATGATGGCCGAAATGCAGGAAACCGATGGTGTTCTGCACCTCTTCAACCGCGACGTTGTTGACCAGTTCCAACTTGGTGCGCGGCCTGATATCCAACTTGCCCAGGCTCGGGAAGGCGTCGGCGATATCCTCAATCCCGTGGTCCAGCTCCAGCTTGGGCGAAATCAGCACGCAGCCGTGTGAATAGACACTGCGCATGCCGCCTAGGTGGTCGCGGGCCAGCAGCAATTCTTCTTTGAATTTAATCTCTTCATGGCCGCCCAAGCGCGGCCGGACATCGACCGCGGCGGCGGCGTTGAGGTCGGGATCGCGGTATTTGAAAGTCAGCTCGTGATCGGTACGCGGCCAGCCCTGGTCGTAAAAGGTACGCTTACGCAGGATGAAGTGGTTGTTATAGAGGTCGAATTCGGGCGTGTCATAGAACAGGACTTCGCGCACCTGGCTCTCGAAGGCGTCCTTATCCATCTCCACTTCGACGCCCAGCTTCTTGGCGGTCTTGGAGATCTGCTTCCACAGATCAAGAAAACTTTGCTTGTTGATAAAGCGCTCGGCGCGCAACAGGATTTTGTATTCGCGATAGTGAATTACGTCGTCGGGCAGGTGGCGGGTCTCGGGTAATTCGCTGATATGCTGATCCATGACAAGGTTCTCGCTTTTGGCGGAATTGAATTGAGATAGCAACTCCGGATTGGAGTAGCAACACACATCGACGGCGCCCGCGGACCAGCGCGCTTTCCCAAGCAGGCCGCGCGCCGGACGGGCAGCGACCAAAGGCCGGCCGGCGCCCGCTATCGTAGGCCGGGCGCTTGGCTTGAGGCGATGTTGGATTGGGAGTCAGCGAAGGGCTGACGCTGGAGCTGCGCTGCTCGAGCTGCCGCAGCCGATAGCGCACACCAAAGCGAAAACCCCGAACCCCAGCAAGACGCGCCAAAACGAGTGGGTTGGGCGTGGCTGGTCGCGCCAGGTGAGCCAAACGGAATTCATACTACGGCTTAAAAAATCCAGCCTCGTTTTGGTGTAAGGCGGATAGCTCATGATTATCGCTTCGCCGGCTTGCGCTATTGCTGCTCAAGTGGCGAGGGAACATGAAGGTGGAGCTAGAGTCAAATCGTTATGTACGTATATTTTAACGACAGCTGTTGTGCGGACGCTAACGGCCTGAAAGGAGTTTGGCGTAGGTTAGGACGAGCTTGCGGGTTACTAGGGTTTGCCGACGTGCTATGAGCTAACAGGCCGATTTGGCACGGGCGCATGCCATGAACCAAGCCCAGCCGCCGGTCCCGGGCCGGCGGCGCGCAGGAAGGAGTGTCGCAAATGGCAGAGCCGGTCGATCTTGCCGCAACCGCCGAGGGTGGCTCGGAGGCCCATCTTCCCCTGTCTCGCTTGACCGTGCTCGATTTGACCCTGGCCCGGGCGGGTCCGACCTGCGTGCGCCATCTTGCCGATTGGGGTGCCGATGTCATCCGTATCGAACCGCCGGCGGTGGCCGAGGAAGACGATCGCAACAGTCGGCACAGTTCGGACTTTCAGAACCTTCATCGCAACAAGCGCGCGATCCGGCTCAATTTGAAATCGCCACGGGGGCATGCCGCTTTCATGCGGCTGGTGGGCCGTGCCGACGTGATTGTCGAAAACATGCGAGCCACAGTCAAAGAGCGGCTCAAGATCGGCTGGGATGACGTGCACGCAGTCAACCCTCGCCTCGTCTACGGCAGTATCAGCGGTTTCGGGCAGAGCGGCCCCTATCGCGCTCGCGCCGGAGTCGATCAGATTGCGCAGGGCATGGGCGGCCTGATGTCGATCACTGGCTTGCCCGGTCAAGGTCCCGTGCGGGTGGGGATTCCGATTGCCGATCTGAGCGCGGGCACGCTTCTGGCATTAGGAATTATGATTGCTTTGTTCGATCGCGAGGTCACTGGCCAGGGACGCTGGGTCCACACCAGCCTGCTGGAGGCCCAGGTCTTCATGCTCGATTTTCAAGCCACCCGCTGGCTTATCGACCACCAGGTCGCGGGCCAAGCTGGCAACGATCATCCCACCATCATTCCCCAGGGCGTGTTTCCCACCGCCGACGGTCAGATCAACATCGCGGCCGCCTCGGGCCGATTGTGGGAGCGTTTTTGCGATGCGGTCGGGCGGCCGCAGTGGAAAGACAATCCGCGCTGGAAGACCCTGGCCGGACGCAGCGCCAACCGCGAGGAGATAAATCGCGAGATC is a window from the Candidatus Binataceae bacterium genome containing:
- a CDS encoding transcriptional repressor encodes the protein MPGGEQAAPTTVRNRAHVSSEERMAAFHERLRERGLKSTAQRDDIARVFFNLGGHVSAEELYAEVKRVNPHVGYATIYRTLKLLKECELVTERHFNDGQGRYEIVDQGHHDHFICEHCGRIIEFENTRLEQLKILIMQELGVHVSRHKMELYGLCPQCLRARR
- a CDS encoding NUDIX hydrolase; this translates as MNSRRPIFHRGVLDLGLETASLPNGLTVELPVIRHPGAAAIVALDERQRVAMINQYRHAIGGAIWEIPAGARAEGENPRQCAARELREEAGVVARSWRRLATIVTVPSFCDERITLFLARQLSATASQHEADEVIRLRWIPLARALAMIEHGQIVDAKTIAALYRTQTYLAQG
- a CDS encoding gamma-glutamyltransferase family protein; translated protein: MSRNLSPTVIGRQAVIATEHYLSAAAGARLFARGGNAVDAAVAATFVEGVVNPHMHTLGGEAPMLIRPGAGRPVVSINGNTAAPAAATLDRFRELGVTEIPGEGLLAAGVPAALDALLTVLEQFGTMTLEAVLEPALELCEGGFPLHIGVTGSPEVATTVAGSAATLVANAERFLKLWPSTGQLYMPAGQLPLPDTMIKNPALANCFRRLLDAAAGAPASDRAAGLQAARARFYRGDIARQIADWAQAGGGLLRAEDLATFRTHIEAPVSIDYHGIRVCKCGPWSQGPVFLQQLRLLEGFDLPALGHNSADYIHTVVEAAKLAFADRNAYYGDPSAVEVPMEGLLSPRYAELRRALVDPHHALREPAHPGDPRAMRAWAEQPGEGRGWGRGTVHVAAADRAGNLIAITPSGAWIPSSPVIPELGFPLGTRLQTFVLQEGHPNAPAPGKRPRTTLSPSLALFDDRRGVAFGTMGGDNQDQWTLQFFLNLVDFKMDLQAAIEAPRFSTLHFASSFSPHAALPGVVLAEERIAPEVVGELRRRGHSIELVPAYSEGYVLAVSQSLDEGRLSGGADPRGHLKAVFPAYVIGW
- a CDS encoding zinc-binding dehydrogenase, whose product is MANCLAAVITAFNQPLELRRLPFPELEPDSALIKVDAATLCGTDAHRWLGHMAEHTPFIPGHETTGTIVELRGELFGALHEPLRVGDRVIASYPFCGSCYYCTVARQPTLCPSGISFGHQPADQPPYLLGGCAEYHYFPPRSGFVRVPDEVSAPLAASAACALRTVVHGFEQLGAIASHETVLIQGAGPLGLYSVAMARDHGARQVLVIGAPKARLEVAKSWGADAVLDLDECPEVKQRRAWALDHSAGRGPDIVIQCAAASAVGEGLEILRPGGRYVSIGIGGPPSVPISTNIFRKQVQIKTVFMAEQRHFYEALQFLATRRQHFPFDKIISGTYTLDRTTDALRAMAEFREVKPLILPQLAA
- a CDS encoding amidohydrolase family protein, whose product is MSWRPSIVDGDGHIFEDGEAIVKFLPDPYRDYKPVLGVFPPLDHIHNGNFSNRINTDERRAGPTAIGPAQWEKFLDDLGLEATVLYPTAGLAYGKVIDPEWAIALARAYNDWLAHTYIRRNPRFRAMALVPLQEPQAAVIELQRAVTELGMCGAMLPSNGLKTHLGAKDYWPLYEEANRLGCAIAIHGGCHDNFGFDDLNVFAAAHALGHPAGIMISFAAMLFNGIFDRFPRMRVAFLEAGVAAYLTLLERCDESYRSFPQKNGPAFDLRTGESVADYIIRQCHEGRIAFGCEGDELSLPFAVKIFGPKPFLYSSDFPHEVTLESCRHEIEELLENEQLSREVKQAILGDNSRNFYRLGA
- a CDS encoding CoA transferase; the encoded protein is MAEPVDLAATAEGGSEAHLPLSRLTVLDLTLARAGPTCVRHLADWGADVIRIEPPAVAEEDDRNSRHSSDFQNLHRNKRAIRLNLKSPRGHAAFMRLVGRADVIVENMRATVKERLKIGWDDVHAVNPRLVYGSISGFGQSGPYRARAGVDQIAQGMGGLMSITGLPGQGPVRVGIPIADLSAGTLLALGIMIALFDREVTGQGRWVHTSLLEAQVFMLDFQATRWLIDHQVAGQAGNDHPTIIPQGVFPTADGQINIAAASGRLWERFCDAVGRPQWKDNPRWKTLAGRSANREEINREIGEVTRQRPSAYWVELLEQAGIPCGPINTIDQVFADPQVRHLGLARPMLHPTLGPTEVVASAINISGVSKEIRGPTPEADANTGEVLRWIGYSDEEIAQMRKRGDI